In the genome of Solibacillus silvestris, one region contains:
- a CDS encoding siroheme synthase → MLPMMVNIRNKKVIVIGGGKIAAKRIESLLRFQPNITVVSPVLEERLHDLVKSDVIEHIARSFHKSDVKGTFLVIAATDDTAVNQRVKESCQTNQLINIVDDPANSSFHFPAMYEKNEITIAVTTSGISPMLAKNLRDEFAAIVDGMDPEYLLFLKEVRHLVKEGQFTKEQKRILLKECLEEWYHSNSIQRSIFMDKILDLYYHPQKNKR, encoded by the coding sequence ATGTTACCGATGATGGTCAATATACGAAATAAAAAAGTAATTGTAATAGGAGGCGGAAAAATAGCGGCTAAGAGAATCGAGTCGTTATTACGCTTTCAACCGAATATTACAGTCGTAAGTCCGGTACTTGAGGAACGTTTACATGACCTTGTGAAAAGTGATGTAATCGAGCATATTGCAAGATCCTTTCATAAAAGTGATGTGAAAGGGACGTTTCTCGTCATTGCGGCTACAGATGATACAGCGGTAAATCAACGGGTTAAGGAAAGCTGTCAGACCAATCAGCTGATCAATATTGTCGATGATCCGGCCAATAGCTCGTTTCATTTTCCGGCAATGTATGAGAAAAATGAAATTACGATTGCGGTGACGACGAGCGGTATTAGCCCGATGCTTGCCAAAAATCTCCGTGACGAATTCGCAGCGATTGTTGATGGGATGGATCCGGAATATTTATTGTTTTTAAAAGAAGTCCGGCATCTGGTGAAAGAGGGGCAGTTTACTAAAGAACAGAAGCGTATTCTGTTAAAGGAATGCTTGGAAGAATGGTATCACTCCAATTCTATACAACGGTCAATTTTTATGGATAAGATTCTTGATTTATACTATCACCCCCAAAAAAATAAAAGATAA
- a CDS encoding sulfite reductase: MSQKIVLPPQPGKPNDVERIKDESNYLRGTLEKTMQYPISSGIPDDDNRLMKFHGSYLQDDRDLRTERERQKLEPAYQFMARVRTPGGAATSEQWLVMDEMAEKYGNGSLKLTTRQAFQVHGILKWNVKKYMQEIHEVLLDCIAACGDVNRNVMCNVNPNQSAFHEEVYNWSAKLSEHLLPRTRAYHELWLDGEKVYDGIQDTEVEPVYGALYLPRKFKIGIAVPPSNDIDVFSQDIGFIAIVENGELLGFNVAVGGGMGMTHGDKETYPQLGRLIGYIPKDRLLETAEKILTIQRDYGNRAERKKARFKYTVDAKGLDFIKQELNHRLGWELEQVRPYTFSRTGDEYGWIKGENGKWHFTLFIQNGRIKDFEDYQLKSGLREIAKVHTGVFRLTPNQNLLIADVTPQKKTVIDRLLTAYNITDGAHYSALRRNSIACVSLPTCGLAMAEAERYLPSLITKIDEVLADNGLRDTEIGIRMSGCPNGCSRAAMGEIGFIGKGPGKYNLYLGGDFKGQRLNKIYKENIGEEEILNTLSPIFSEYAKERIEGEHFGDFTIRKGYVEAVTDGRQFHGLSEVRS, from the coding sequence ATGAGTCAGAAAATCGTACTTCCTCCACAGCCGGGTAAACCGAATGATGTTGAACGTATTAAAGACGAAAGTAATTATTTGCGGGGAACTTTAGAAAAAACAATGCAGTATCCAATTAGTTCAGGAATTCCGGATGATGATAACCGTCTCATGAAATTCCATGGAAGCTATTTGCAGGATGACCGGGATTTACGTACAGAACGAGAAAGACAAAAGCTGGAGCCAGCTTACCAATTTATGGCCCGTGTCCGAACTCCGGGTGGTGCCGCAACATCGGAACAATGGCTTGTAATGGATGAGATGGCGGAAAAGTACGGGAATGGGTCACTAAAGCTAACGACTCGTCAGGCATTCCAGGTACATGGCATTCTGAAATGGAATGTCAAAAAGTATATGCAGGAAATTCACGAAGTGCTGCTTGATTGTATCGCGGCATGCGGTGATGTAAACCGTAATGTAATGTGTAATGTAAATCCGAATCAATCGGCATTTCATGAAGAAGTGTATAATTGGTCCGCGAAGTTAAGTGAACATTTATTGCCTCGTACTCGTGCATACCATGAATTATGGCTGGACGGAGAAAAAGTTTATGATGGTATACAGGATACAGAAGTTGAACCGGTTTACGGCGCACTGTATTTGCCACGTAAATTTAAAATCGGTATTGCCGTTCCACCGAGCAATGATATTGATGTATTTTCACAGGATATTGGTTTTATTGCCATTGTCGAGAATGGCGAGCTACTGGGCTTTAATGTCGCGGTCGGCGGCGGGATGGGTATGACGCATGGCGATAAGGAAACATACCCGCAATTAGGCCGTTTAATTGGTTATATTCCAAAGGACCGTCTGCTAGAAACTGCGGAGAAAATCTTAACAATCCAACGTGATTACGGGAATCGGGCAGAACGTAAAAAGGCCCGCTTTAAATATACGGTAGATGCAAAAGGTTTGGATTTTATTAAACAAGAGCTGAATCATCGTTTAGGGTGGGAGCTTGAACAAGTAAGACCGTACACATTCAGTCGTACAGGAGATGAGTACGGATGGATAAAAGGAGAAAATGGAAAATGGCACTTTACGTTATTTATCCAAAATGGACGAATTAAAGATTTTGAAGATTATCAGTTAAAATCGGGCTTGCGTGAAATTGCCAAAGTGCATACAGGGGTGTTTCGTTTAACTCCAAACCAGAACCTTCTGATTGCAGATGTAACGCCACAGAAAAAAACGGTCATTGATAGACTGTTGACGGCTTACAACATAACTGATGGTGCGCATTATTCTGCACTGCGACGCAATTCGATTGCCTGTGTCTCATTGCCGACGTGCGGCCTGGCAATGGCAGAAGCAGAACGTTATTTGCCTTCATTAATTACGAAAATTGATGAAGTACTGGCAGATAACGGGCTGCGTGATACCGAGATCGGTATTCGTATGTCAGGATGTCCGAACGGCTGTTCACGCGCAGCAATGGGCGAGATCGGCTTTATCGGAAAAGGACCCGGCAAGTACAATCTATACTTGGGCGGTGATTTTAAAGGACAGCGCTTAAACAAAATCTACAAAGAAAATATCGGTGAAGAAGAAATCTTAAATACTCTTTCGCCAATTTTTTCTGAATATGCAAAAGAGCGAATCGAAGGTGAACATTTCGGTGACTTTACAATTCGTAAAGGTTATGTAGAAGCAGTAACGGATGGCCGACAATTTCATGGACTGAGCGAAGTGCGAAGCTGA
- a CDS encoding sulfite reductase [NADPH] flavoprotein alpha-component, with amino-acid sequence MTLNLHNSPFSEAQTKLINELYPTLTDYQKVWLNGYLSAIQTIEDSNQPLEVTVTEQGQTVSLLEAVKQEATILYGSQTGNAQQVAGKLKTALESQGVEVVLSAMSDFKTNNLKKQKNIFIITSTHGEGDPPDNAISFHTFLYGKRAPKLEDVSFSVLSLGDSSYEFFCKTGLDFDEQLEKLGGKRIVPRVDCDLDYDDQVSQWIGQVVEAMAQNTPSKQLEYQNIPVAVAASEKSAYDKNNPFYAEVLESINLNGRGSNKKTQHLELSLEGSGLTYEPGDSVGILPENDANLVTALQLSLGFEGSEVVTVKNHSKSLNEALTLHFEITVLTKPLLQKLAVFSENDKLEALLEDDSKLKEYVYGRDLLDVVQTFGPFNWNAQQFVDQLRKNPVRLYSIASSQKANEEEVHLTIGKVFYEVDERERLGVVSGQVAERIRIGDKIPVYIHKNPNFRLPENAQTPIIMIGAGTGIAPYRSFLEERAEAGIESNAWLFFGDQHFVTDFLYQTELQRWLKDGTLTKLSVAFSRDTEQKVYVQHRLLEDAEEVYRWLNEGAVIYVCGDEKYMAHDVDQTLRKIVAEQGGKTEEEVTLFFNELKSQKRYQRDVY; translated from the coding sequence TTGACGTTAAATCTGCATAATAGCCCATTTTCCGAGGCACAGACAAAATTAATCAATGAGCTTTATCCAACGTTAACGGACTATCAAAAAGTTTGGTTAAATGGTTATTTAAGTGCAATACAAACAATAGAAGATTCCAATCAGCCGCTTGAAGTAACGGTTACAGAACAAGGGCAAACCGTTTCATTGCTGGAGGCAGTCAAACAGGAGGCAACCATTTTATACGGTTCGCAAACCGGCAATGCACAACAAGTTGCAGGTAAATTGAAAACGGCTTTAGAGTCACAGGGGGTCGAGGTCGTTCTGTCTGCAATGTCTGATTTTAAAACGAATAATCTGAAAAAACAGAAAAATATTTTCATCATAACAAGTACACATGGCGAAGGTGATCCACCGGATAATGCAATCTCCTTCCATACCTTCCTATATGGAAAGCGAGCACCGAAACTGGAGGATGTATCTTTTTCCGTTCTCTCGTTAGGCGATAGCTCATATGAATTTTTCTGCAAAACGGGACTTGATTTTGATGAACAACTAGAAAAATTAGGTGGTAAACGGATTGTTCCGCGTGTCGATTGTGACTTGGATTATGATGACCAAGTTTCACAGTGGATTGGGCAGGTCGTGGAAGCAATGGCGCAAAATACGCCGAGCAAACAACTGGAATATCAAAATATACCGGTTGCGGTAGCTGCTAGTGAAAAATCAGCCTATGACAAAAATAATCCTTTTTATGCGGAAGTACTGGAAAGCATCAATTTAAATGGTCGCGGGTCGAATAAGAAGACTCAGCATTTGGAGCTTTCATTGGAAGGATCCGGTTTGACATATGAACCGGGCGATAGCGTCGGAATTCTTCCTGAAAATGATGCAAATTTGGTAACTGCATTACAATTATCGCTTGGCTTTGAAGGCTCGGAAGTAGTGACGGTAAAAAATCATTCTAAATCATTGAATGAAGCACTCACTTTACATTTTGAAATTACTGTACTGACAAAGCCATTACTGCAAAAGCTGGCTGTCTTTTCAGAAAACGATAAGCTTGAGGCATTGCTGGAGGATGATTCGAAGCTAAAGGAATATGTTTATGGACGAGACTTGCTGGATGTTGTGCAAACTTTTGGGCCTTTTAACTGGAATGCCCAACAGTTTGTTGATCAGCTCCGTAAAAATCCGGTACGCCTGTATTCCATTGCAAGCAGTCAAAAGGCAAATGAAGAAGAAGTTCATTTAACAATCGGTAAAGTTTTCTATGAAGTAGATGAACGTGAACGTTTAGGCGTTGTGTCTGGGCAAGTGGCAGAGCGAATTAGAATTGGAGATAAGATTCCGGTTTATATTCATAAAAATCCGAATTTCCGTCTACCGGAAAATGCGCAAACACCAATTATTATGATTGGTGCGGGTACTGGGATTGCTCCTTACCGTTCATTTTTGGAGGAACGTGCTGAAGCAGGCATCGAAAGCAATGCATGGCTGTTCTTCGGAGATCAGCATTTTGTTACGGATTTCTTGTATCAGACTGAGCTGCAGCGCTGGCTGAAAGATGGTACATTGACGAAATTATCTGTAGCCTTTTCACGTGATACAGAACAGAAAGTCTATGTACAGCATCGTCTGCTTGAAGATGCTGAAGAAGTATATCGATGGTTAAATGAAGGTGCGGTCATCTACGTATGTGGTGACGAGAAATATATGGCGCATGATGTGGATCAAACATTGCGCAAAATTGTTGCGGAACAGGGCGGCAAAACGGAAGAAGAAGTTACATTATTTTTTAATGAGCTAAAAAGTCAAAAACGTTATCAGCGAGACGTATATTAA
- a CDS encoding small protein, giving the protein MTKSNDINETIEKIKETVASVKYGTVTLVIQDGHVVQIEKNEKIRLK; this is encoded by the coding sequence ATGACGAAATCAAATGATATTAACGAAACGATTGAGAAGATTAAAGAAACGGTTGCATCAGTGAAATATGGAACAGTAACGTTAGTTATTCAGGACGGTCATGTTGTACAAATTGAAAAAAACGAAAAAATCAGATTGAAATAA
- a CDS encoding sirohydrochlorin ferrochelatase produces MRAILYVGHGTRLKKGADEAIQFLETTKSYVETKIQETAFLELVEPNILEGVAKCVNQGATHISVVPILLLTAQHANEDIPAEIKIAKERYPHVTFSTGRPFGIHPALIETVYERIVEQQVPINADAEVLLIGRGSSGIAVVRDMARISEQLKETYGFREVKSCFLYGAGPSFDQKLVELKSKQTKQVFIVPYLLFSGLLSVGIEKRIRSLDLVSSSVILCNHLGYNEKVRNVLLERVQEVI; encoded by the coding sequence ATGAGGGCAATTTTGTATGTAGGGCACGGTACACGCTTGAAAAAAGGCGCAGATGAGGCAATACAGTTTCTGGAAACAACAAAATCTTATGTAGAAACTAAAATTCAGGAAACCGCCTTTTTGGAACTAGTCGAGCCTAATATTCTGGAAGGTGTTGCAAAATGTGTCAATCAAGGTGCAACACATATATCGGTTGTCCCGATTTTATTATTAACGGCTCAGCATGCCAATGAAGATATACCAGCTGAAATTAAGATTGCGAAAGAACGTTATCCGCACGTAACCTTTTCAACCGGGCGCCCATTTGGAATTCATCCAGCTTTAATTGAGACAGTTTATGAAAGAATTGTTGAACAGCAGGTGCCGATTAATGCTGACGCAGAAGTTTTATTAATCGGCAGAGGTAGCAGCGGTATTGCCGTTGTAAGGGATATGGCGAGAATCAGTGAGCAGCTAAAGGAAACTTATGGTTTCCGAGAAGTAAAATCTTGCTTTTTATATGGGGCAGGACCGTCTTTTGATCAGAAATTAGTTGAACTGAAATCCAAGCAGACGAAGCAAGTTTTTATTGTACCTTATTTATTGTTTTCAGGACTTTTAAGTGTAGGAATCGAAAAAAGAATTCGGTCGCTTGACCTAGTTTCATCTTCCGTAATTTTATGCAACCATTTAGGCTACAACGAAAAAGTTCGGAATGTTTTGCTGGAAAGAGTGCAAGAGGTCATCTGA
- a CDS encoding uroporphyrin-III methyltransferase (catalyzes 2 sequential methylations, the formation of precorrin-1 and S-adenosyl-L-homocysteine from S-adenosyl-L-methionine and uroporphyrin III, and the formation of precorrin-2 and S-adenosyl-L-homocysteine from S-adenosyl-L-methionine and precorrin-1), whose product MGKVYIVGAGPGDVDLITVKGLRCIQEADVILYDRLINNELLSYAKRGAQLIFCGKLPNRHAMIQENINLSLVHHALQGKTVTRLKGGDPFVFGRGAEEAEVLAENGIPFEIVPGITSGIAAPAYAGIPVTHRDLGSSFAIVTGHMREGKDDSIQWESLAKGIDTLAIYMGIGNLPYICRQLLTFGRDASTPVALVHMGTYEQQQTITGTLGSIVEIAQVNDVKNPSMIIVGQVVALREKIAWYEQTVQQDKRIKEKIV is encoded by the coding sequence ATGGGGAAAGTATATATTGTTGGGGCAGGGCCTGGTGATGTCGATTTAATCACAGTAAAAGGTTTACGCTGTATACAAGAAGCAGACGTAATTTTATATGACCGGTTAATTAACAATGAGCTGCTATCTTATGCAAAGCGCGGCGCACAGTTGATATTCTGCGGGAAATTGCCGAACCGTCATGCGATGATTCAGGAAAATATTAATCTTTCTTTAGTTCATCATGCTTTACAAGGTAAAACGGTAACCCGATTAAAAGGCGGCGACCCATTCGTTTTTGGACGTGGTGCTGAAGAAGCGGAAGTATTAGCGGAAAATGGCATTCCTTTTGAAATCGTGCCGGGAATTACTTCAGGCATTGCTGCACCAGCCTATGCAGGGATACCGGTTACGCACCGCGATTTAGGCTCCAGTTTTGCGATTGTCACAGGACATATGCGTGAAGGAAAGGATGATTCCATCCAATGGGAGAGTTTGGCAAAAGGTATAGATACGCTAGCTATCTACATGGGGATAGGCAATTTACCATATATTTGCCGGCAACTTTTAACATTTGGACGGGATGCTTCTACACCTGTCGCCTTAGTACATATGGGAACTTATGAACAACAGCAGACGATTACAGGGACATTAGGATCGATTGTTGAGATTGCTCAAGTAAACGATGTAAAAAATCCGAGCATGATTATCGTGGGTCAGGTCGTGGCATTACGTGAAAAAATAGCATGGTATGAGCAAACAGTACAACAGGATAAAAGAATAAAGGAAAAAATTGTGTAA
- a CDS encoding nitrate ABC transporter permease → MIGWLFILLVWQIASMFSEPMFLPSPYLTLVGAIEIASDGTLFLYMGYSFLRVLAGWTLGLLIAVPFGLLIGTNKFVRALFEPVINFVRFIPPLAFITLFMLWFGIGEQSKVFLIVYATFFVITINTLTGVLSISNDKLLSAKSMGASKFQTLIYVVIPATIPYIFTGAKLAMGSSFMAIVGAEMVAANEGIGFMIWNARLYFKTDWIFVGLVVLGLMGFIMDRIFAYAGRKLLGRYKVV, encoded by the coding sequence ATGATTGGCTGGTTATTTATTCTGCTTGTATGGCAAATTGCATCGATGTTTTCCGAACCGATGTTTTTGCCAAGCCCCTATTTAACATTGGTTGGGGCGATTGAAATTGCCAGTGATGGGACATTGTTTCTCTATATGGGCTACAGTTTTTTACGGGTGCTGGCTGGATGGACACTCGGGTTGTTAATTGCTGTACCATTTGGACTTCTTATTGGAACGAACAAGTTTGTGCGGGCACTGTTTGAACCGGTCATTAACTTTGTGCGCTTCATCCCGCCACTTGCTTTCATTACTTTATTTATGCTGTGGTTTGGGATTGGCGAACAGTCAAAAGTATTTTTAATTGTCTATGCAACATTTTTTGTCATCACCATTAATACATTAACAGGGGTCCTTTCTATTTCAAATGATAAATTATTATCTGCTAAAAGTATGGGGGCTTCAAAGTTTCAAACGCTTATTTACGTTGTAATTCCGGCCACAATACCGTACATATTTACAGGTGCGAAGCTTGCGATGGGATCGTCGTTCATGGCGATTGTCGGGGCGGAAATGGTTGCGGCAAATGAAGGAATCGGTTTTATGATCTGGAATGCTCGACTATATTTTAAAACAGACTGGATTTTTGTGGGGCTTGTCGTTCTAGGATTAATGGGCTTTATTATGGACCGTATTTTCGCATATGCCGGACGCAAGCTGCTTGGTCGTTATAAAGTTGTGTAA
- a CDS encoding nitrate ABC transporter ATP-binding protein translates to MLNTITEEAIVIKNGAKTFQTDIENPTYVLKNVDLSIKKGEFYVLLGPSGCGKSTLLNIIAGFLDLSVGELHIVTSREENRDGRGFVFQSADSALFPWLTVEENISFGLKMKKVPPEKRKKIANTFIKLTGLLGHAKKFPDNLSGGMKQRVQLARVLANEPEILLMDEPFGALDAMTRRTMQNELIRIWKETNKTVIFVTHDIQEAILLGQKIGIMSVGPNSRIETAYDVKLPYPRDITSIDFNNHYKQVQTHFEDFSI, encoded by the coding sequence ATGCTGAACACGATAACAGAAGAAGCAATAGTAATTAAGAATGGTGCCAAAACATTTCAGACAGATATTGAAAATCCGACATACGTGTTAAAAAATGTAGATTTATCGATAAAAAAGGGCGAGTTTTATGTACTTCTCGGTCCAAGTGGCTGCGGTAAATCAACACTGCTGAATATTATTGCGGGATTTTTGGATTTGTCGGTTGGCGAATTGCACATTGTGACTTCTCGTGAAGAAAACCGAGATGGACGCGGTTTCGTTTTTCAGTCAGCGGATTCAGCATTGTTCCCTTGGTTAACTGTTGAGGAGAATATTTCATTTGGCTTAAAAATGAAGAAGGTGCCTCCAGAAAAGCGAAAGAAGATAGCCAATACTTTCATAAAGCTAACGGGTTTACTTGGCCATGCAAAAAAGTTTCCAGATAATTTGTCAGGCGGGATGAAGCAGCGCGTTCAGCTTGCCCGTGTTTTGGCAAATGAGCCGGAAATCTTATTAATGGATGAACCGTTTGGGGCACTTGATGCAATGACACGACGAACGATGCAAAATGAGCTCATACGAATTTGGAAAGAAACAAATAAAACCGTTATCTTTGTGACACATGACATTCAGGAAGCGATTCTTTTAGGTCAGAAGATTGGCATAATGTCTGTCGGTCCGAATTCGCGGATCGAGACGGCTTATGACGTAAAGCTGCCTTATCCTCGTGATATAACAAGTATTGATTTTAACAATCATTATAAGCAAGTTCAGACACATTTTGAGGACTTTTCGATTTAA
- a CDS encoding sulfonate ABC transporter substrate-binding protein yields the protein MKLKGSIQLLLLFVMVLILAACGNDANSANADGKTIRAAIDTAAGGSFQIRAAAANNYFADRELNVELSNFAYGIDTVNAVLTKQADTGLAADYALLNSLGKGDFVVVSSLTGSDEHFNSVSLSEILAVKGIEVPADIKGKKIGVAKGTVSEYQWAKYLEHYSISEDDIKYVPYSTPDEAIVGMKKGDIDVVIGTGALIEKFKNIDGVHEIDRLSSVPDLSVSSYLIVDRKFAEANSEEIGKFLEGIEQGVEYVKGNPEGTADIGYKELKIAKEDILLDLKRVNYTLGFTKEDYTHLSNMKAYLLERGILDKDFNLDEKLYLDPAKQVLKDKVTY from the coding sequence ATGAAACTAAAAGGTTCGATACAATTACTACTATTATTTGTAATGGTGCTAATATTAGCGGCGTGCGGGAATGATGCAAATTCAGCCAATGCTGATGGCAAAACAATTCGGGCAGCAATCGATACAGCAGCAGGGGGGTCGTTCCAAATTCGGGCAGCTGCTGCAAACAATTATTTTGCGGATAGAGAATTGAATGTAGAGCTTTCCAATTTTGCCTACGGAATCGATACTGTGAACGCTGTTTTGACAAAGCAGGCAGATACAGGATTGGCAGCAGATTATGCATTACTGAACTCACTTGGTAAAGGTGATTTCGTAGTCGTTTCTTCACTGACAGGGAGCGATGAGCACTTCAACTCTGTCAGTCTATCGGAAATTTTGGCAGTAAAGGGAATAGAAGTACCGGCGGATATTAAAGGTAAAAAAATCGGTGTTGCAAAAGGAACGGTATCTGAATACCAATGGGCTAAATACTTGGAGCACTACAGTATTAGCGAGGACGACATTAAATATGTACCGTACAGCACGCCTGATGAAGCTATCGTCGGAATGAAAAAAGGGGATATCGATGTCGTTATTGGAACGGGTGCTTTAATAGAGAAATTCAAAAATATTGATGGTGTGCATGAAATCGACCGATTGAGTTCTGTACCTGATTTAAGTGTATCGAGCTATTTAATTGTGGACCGTAAATTTGCAGAAGCAAATTCAGAAGAAATCGGGAAGTTCCTTGAAGGCATTGAACAAGGAGTTGAATATGTAAAGGGGAATCCGGAAGGTACTGCTGACATCGGCTACAAAGAGCTGAAAATCGCAAAAGAAGACATACTGCTTGATTTAAAACGAGTGAACTATACGCTCGGTTTTACGAAAGAAGACTATACACATTTATCCAACATGAAAGCATATTTGCTGGAGCGCGGTATTTTGGATAAAGATTTTAATTTAGATGAAAAGCTGTATCTAGATCCGGCGAAGCAAGTATTGAAAGACAAGGTAACTTACTAA
- a CDS encoding thioredoxin: protein MGNPTIHPTGATVYNPEKAASGFTIFQAANEGALLIDMNGKEVHLWKGLRGFPNKVFPGGFVLGHTFNRDPQYGFQDEGDLVQIDFEGNVVWKFDKHQYIEDPGKEARWYARAHHDYQRTGSPVGYPAPDQEPQTTGGNTLILVHRDVVNEKISKHPLLDDAFIEVDWEGNIVWEWNAHEHFDELNFSDEAKKAIYEEPNRRFFGNHSGDWLHINSISLVGPNRHYDNGDERFHPDNIIWDAREANIIAITSKETGKIVWQLGPDYDTPETKHLGWIIGQHHAHIIPKGLPGEGNVLVFDNGGWGGYGAPNPNSVDGNKVAIRDHSRILEIDPITLEIVWQYTGLEAKYSVPTDSYKFYSPYISSAQRLENGNTLITEGSNGRIFEVTADHEIVWEYISAYKNERGSNMVYRAYRVPYNWVPQLETPVEIEIKPIDVKDFRVPNAAEGGAHSVAEIKEAFSYGEGALCVARYDETVAKKITT from the coding sequence ATGGGAAATCCAACAATTCATCCTACAGGAGCGACAGTTTATAATCCAGAGAAGGCGGCAAGCGGTTTTACAATTTTTCAAGCAGCAAATGAGGGAGCATTACTGATTGATATGAACGGGAAAGAAGTTCATTTATGGAAAGGGCTACGCGGCTTCCCGAACAAAGTATTTCCAGGTGGTTTTGTTCTAGGGCATACGTTTAATCGTGATCCGCAGTATGGCTTCCAGGATGAGGGCGATTTAGTCCAGATTGATTTTGAAGGTAATGTTGTATGGAAATTTGACAAACATCAATATATTGAAGATCCGGGCAAGGAAGCAAGATGGTATGCACGAGCACACCATGACTACCAACGTACGGGCAGTCCTGTAGGGTACCCGGCACCAGATCAGGAGCCACAAACAACAGGCGGCAATACATTGATTTTGGTTCACCGTGATGTAGTCAACGAAAAAATCTCCAAACACCCACTATTGGATGATGCATTCATTGAGGTCGATTGGGAAGGTAATATCGTATGGGAATGGAATGCACATGAGCATTTCGATGAGCTAAACTTTAGTGATGAAGCAAAAAAGGCGATTTACGAGGAGCCGAATCGACGTTTCTTTGGTAATCATTCAGGCGACTGGCTTCACATTAATTCCATTTCATTAGTTGGTCCGAACCGCCATTATGATAATGGAGATGAGCGTTTCCATCCGGACAACATTATTTGGGATGCGCGTGAGGCAAATATTATCGCAATTACAAGCAAAGAGACAGGGAAAATCGTATGGCAACTTGGTCCGGATTATGACACACCGGAGACGAAACATTTAGGATGGATTATCGGACAACATCATGCACATATCATTCCAAAAGGTTTGCCAGGAGAGGGGAATGTTTTAGTATTTGACAACGGAGGCTGGGGAGGATACGGCGCACCGAATCCAAACTCGGTTGATGGCAATAAAGTGGCAATCCGCGACCATTCCCGCATTTTGGAAATCGATCCGATTACACTTGAAATTGTATGGCAATATACTGGGCTTGAAGCGAAGTATTCAGTACCAACAGATTCCTATAAATTCTACAGTCCTTATATTAGTTCGGCACAGCGTTTGGAAAATGGCAATACGCTTATTACAGAAGGTTCGAATGGCCGAATTTTTGAAGTAACGGCAGACCACGAAATTGTTTGGGAATATATTTCTGCCTATAAAAATGAACGAGGGTCAAATATGGTCTATCGCGCATACCGTGTGCCATACAACTGGGTACCACAATTGGAAACACCGGTTGAAATAGAGATCAAGCCAATTGATGTGAAAGATTTCCGTGTGCCAAATGCGGCAGAAGGCGGTGCACATTCGGTTGCTGAAATTAAAGAAGCCTTTTCTTATGGTGAAGGTGCGCTTTGCGTTGCTCGTTATGATGAGACAGTGGCGAAGAAAATTACAACTTGA